Proteins encoded in a region of the Deltaproteobacteria bacterium genome:
- a CDS encoding transposase codes for MPKRQVYDKEGHAHYITFSCYKRRRLLIDDMAKRIVIGVLNSELDKQNGKCAGFVVMPDHIHAILWFSEPDQLSKFMK; via the coding sequence ATGCCAAAACGACAAGTGTATGATAAAGAAGGGCATGCTCATTACATAACCTTCTCGTGCTATAAACGACGTCGCCTTCTTATTGACGACATGGCTAAGAGAATTGTTATCGGTGTACTGAACTCAGAACTTGACAAGCAAAATGGTAAATGCGCGGGATTTGTGGTCATGCCTGATCATATACATGCCATTCTTTGGTTTTCGGAACCTGATCAACTCAGCAAATTTATGAAATAA